A single region of the Indicator indicator isolate 239-I01 chromosome 3, UM_Iind_1.1, whole genome shotgun sequence genome encodes:
- the KRR1 gene encoding KRR1 small subunit processome component homolog, whose amino-acid sequence MADLPEGAEAGTKAKEKQKNKKKAATVDESELLTVPDGWKEPPFTREDNPKGLLEESSFATLFPKYREAYLKDCWPLVQKALSEHYVKATLDLIEGSMTVATTKKTFDPYAIIRARDLIKLLARSVPFEQAVRILQDDVACDIIKIGSLVRKRDTFIKRRGRLLGPKGSTLKALELLTNCYIMVQGNTVSALGPFSGLKEVRKVVLDTMKNIHPIYNIKTLMIKRELSKDPELRSQSWERFLPKFKRKNLKKRKEPKKKNTKKEYTPFPPPQPESQVDKELASGEYFLKERQKKRKRMEEIKAKQADAVKKRQEEREKAFIPPKEKPVVKTKKASTEKKIDIESIKEKVKNAKKKKLGALPVEEVKLKMAVDEKKKKKKK is encoded by the exons ATGGCGGATCTTCCCGAGGGGGCCGAGGCCGGGACGAAGgcgaaagaaaaacagaaaaacaaaaagaaagcgGCGACAG TTGATGAATCTGAACTTCTCACTGTGCCAGATGGATGGAAAGAGCCACCCTTTACAAGAGAAGATAATCCAAAAGGGCTGCTGGAAGAAAGCAGTTTTGCAACTTTATTTCCAAAGTATAGAGAAGCGTACTTGAAAGACTGCTGGCCACTTGTCCAGAAAGCCTTGAGTGAGCAT TATGTGAAGGCAACGCTGGATCTAATTGAAGGAAGCATGACTGTCGCTACAACCAAGAAGACTTTCGATCCCTACGCAATCATCAGGGCTAGAGATTTGATAAAACTTCTGGCAAGAAGCGTTCCATTTGAACAG GCAGTTCGTATCCTTCAAGATGATGTTGCATGTGACATCATTAAAATAGGctctctggtgaggaagagagacaCTTTCATAAAAAGGAGAGGACGACTTCTTGGGCCAAAAGGATCTACTCTGAAG GCCCTGGAACTGTTAACAAACTGTTACATTATGGTGCAAGGCAACACTGTTTCAGCTCTTGGTCCCTTTAGTGGGCTAAAAGAG GTTAGAAAAGTTGTTCTGGACACAATGAAGAACATACATCCCATATATAACATTAAG ACTTTAATGATCAAAAGGGAATTATCGAAAGATCCTGAACTGAGGTCACAAAGTTGGGAAAGGTTTTTGCCAAAGTTCAAGAGGAAGAACTTGAAAAAACGCAAGGAGCCAAAGAAGAAGAATACTAAGAAGGAGTACACACCATTCCCACCTCCACAGCCAGAAAGCCAG GTTGATAAAGAATTGGCAAGTGGTGAGTACTTCttgaaagaaagacagaagaaacgAAAGCGCATGGAAGAGATAAAG GCAAAGCAAGCAGATGCAgtcaagaaaagacaagaagaaagagagaaagctttTATCCCACCAAAGGAAAAGCCAGttgtgaaaacaaagaaag cctccactgagaaaaaaattgaTATTGAATCCATCaaggaaaaggtaaaaaatgcaaaaaagaagaaattgggAGCACTTCCTGTGGAAGAAGTCAAGTTAAAAATGGCAGTAgatgaaaagaagaagaagaaaaagaagtaa